The Mercenaria mercenaria strain notata chromosome 10, MADL_Memer_1, whole genome shotgun sequence genome contains a region encoding:
- the LOC123560253 gene encoding uncharacterized protein LOC123560253, translating to MALVRVSIRVMYLRIVRSRVEAERACEQFGERVLVNLEERFADVGDSKILRGYCGIFDPSVFVREGEVLEECIRTVSQHLGEEDFREEYMRFRGEVTECFARVANDVNSVCQLALRKRDMYECVADAAYRLLCIPVSSVECERGFSVQNLIKTKLRNRLDTRSLYLLMKLQTDGGPKYSFDFAAAYGKWKNMKSRRICGY from the coding sequence ATGGCTTTGGTGAGAGTGAGTATAAGGGTCATGTACTTAAGGATAGTGAGAAGCAGAGTGGAAGCAGAGAGGGCATGTGAGCAGTTTGGGGAGAGAGTACTGGTGAACTTGGAGGAGAGATTTGCAGATGTGGGTGACAGTAAGATTTTGAGAGGCTATTGTGGGATATTTGATCCGTCTGTTTTTGTGAGAGAGGGTGAGGTTTTAGAGGAGTGTATTAGGACTGTGAGTCAGCATTTGGGTGAGGAAGATTTTCGAGAGGAGTACATGCGCTTCAGGGGTGAGGTTACAGAATGTTTTGCAAGGGTGGCAAATGATGTGAACAGTGTGTGTCAGTTGGCCCTTAGAAAGAGAGATATGTATGAATGTGTGGCTGATGCAGCTTACAGACTGTTGTGCATCCCTGTGTCAAGTGTAGAGTGTGAGAGAGGGTTTAGTGTACAGAACTTGATAAAAACCAAACTTAGGAACAGACTTGATACAAGATCTTTGTATTTATTGATGAAACTTCAAACTGATGGTGGTCCAAAGTATTCATTTGATTTTGCAGCTGCATATGGTAAATGGAAGAACATGAAAAGCAGGAGAATCTGTGGTTACTAG